taatatgtaataacactagttagtagttacactagtactaatagataataacttaaatatattaatttaatatataactaatagtatactataattactattatatatattagtaatttactatatactaaattactaatagactattatactaatatagtaatactattagtctattaatatatagtaaattagtaatatttattaacttatttattataagtttataaattataactaataactagatgtaaatatcatgtaatactaataactagtaGTCATTTATTAATATAGACGGTTAGTGATTTAGTCTTAGTCTTAGtaagttagtataaatattattatattagtattattgtattagtataaaattatatatattaataattagtatgataaatattagcctattaggtaagataaaaattataaataattatagattatatacaattataaataattatatacaattataaaaattataaataattatatataattataattattatataaataataaaatatattaatattcattcggttcggttcggtccggtccggggcaAAACCCCCCTGAACCGGGACCGAACCGAAACCTGTCGGTCCAGAGAAAATAGGACCGAAACCGACCGGACATTctaccggttcggttcggtccggaccgaaactgccggtccggtcggttttgccggtccggaccgtccGATACTCTCCCCTAGTTGCCACAACAAACCACTGCTTCTCGACATTACTCTAGAATGGAAGAACACTCACTAATGTGCTCTAAATGTCACGGCATGCAGTACCACTATAGGCAGCACCCGTGGTGTGAGCAGCAACCGTGGTGTGAGCAGCAACCATGGTGCGCGGAGCACCTGGTGAGCCATAGCAACCACAATGCGTGGAGCACCTGGTGAGCCACAGCACCGTGCGTAGCGTCATGATGTGTAACGCTTGGTGAATACAAACTCAAAAGATATTTGATAGTATTTCACCCTAAAAAAAGTATACAATATAACACATACTCCCATCAACAAatgaatgcaaaaaaaaaaaacaaaaaaaaattatattatcaaatatatatttaatgccGCAATGTTCATGTAAACATAGATAAATAAAACTTCCGATAATAGATCATGGCATATCATACAAtctcaaacatatttttataagtagagactcaacttaatatatatacacatgatcAGATTCATGAAacgcataaaaaaaatatgcgtATATACAAGAACAAGAAATAGAGATATATGCATCACTGGGAACAACTAAAGATGCTCTAATaccaatgttagattttatgtAAATATACACAATGAAAAAAATACCTTAAGGACAATTTGTGTAGTTTTCTGAGTGAATCTAGTATTTTTTCCATTAGTGAATCCAGTATTCAAACAGCCGTTCAATCTGAGTTCGCCTTCACCCAGTATGTGAGTGTGCTATATAAGTAAGTCTAGAGATACACTCAAGTTATCCACAACCTAAGCTTTTTAGAACAATATTGAGAGAGCTCCCTAATACACTCAAACGTCTATGTATATTAGGAATGGAGGACTGAATTAGTTCTCGTATTGTAACATTTGGCTTGCTTTAAAAGTCAGCCTACGTTACGTACGTAACTTCAAACATAACGCTACGCAACCCAATATGGGAAGTTGTATGGGCACGCCAACTAAGATGCCCCTATGCTATATTACATTATCAAaacttcatatttatatttttttttctcctgaCTAAATCGAGACATCATGGGATGTGACAACTAATATCCACCCCTTAATTGTGAGTGCGCTTCTAAAAATAAACGAAAATTTTACTTTTCGAGTTTACAATTTCCCTTCAATCAAAGTGTTCCCAAaatatggaaaaagaaaaaacaaagcataattaaaaaagagttttgctagatacagtcggtaaatgcaatcggctgtacggaatgaataaaaaaaattataaaaaaattattttatattcaggaggacttatatgaataaaaaaaagttataaaaataatttttttttatataagtcccgtattaattcactttttttttacgACTGCACGACAACTGTATTTCCTgactgtaaaaaatatttctcttaaaaaaaagtatCGTCAACGATCACTTTAAAAAGGtcatagaattttctttttagaagcTTAGTAACTTTTATCAACAACGACCGCTTTAAAACTCTTCTCCTCAAAAAAGATTATTCTCTTCTTTTCGTacgttttttttcctttttcaatgaGTAATGCCTACCACTATCCACGTTTCCGAGCTTTTCAAGGACAGGGTAAAAATATGCTTCTATCTTATGAGTTTAATGCCGTTGTCCTTATCAGCTTCTTTTGTCTCTAAAATTTGAATCCTCTCATTTTATAAAGGGTgtagttttaaatatattattttaatttataatattatatttgataTGAGAGCAATactatttatagtttttatttggagctTGTAATACAAGctaaagtaattttatatttaaaattttttaaaattactaaaatatccATCTTAAGATgatgttttttctcttttaataaaagatttGCATATACAATTCactgtaaatagaatttctcttgaTATGAAGATATTCCATAATgtatgaatataaatttttaaatgaatgaatgatgataatttttcttaacaaaaaaaaaatgcgcTCTTGTCCTTatcaaccattttctttttaatctttgtttaagaatttaaattttttatttttcatttatactaAAACTAAAATCATAATTATACTACAAAAATCATCATGTTTCACATAGGGCCGGCAACAAGAATGTGCAGAAAAATCGCCGGCCCCGTGTGAAACATGTTGATAATCGTGGTATGATTGTGTTTTTGTTTCTCTATATTTGAAACGAGGCTTCCTTAATTTTAACAtagcaataaaataaatctcTATATTAAACATAAgttatctaaaaaattattattttaactttattttcaaatctcttaatattatttatagataatgTGGCTAATTTATTATGAAATAGTTGATCATAAcagaatttattaatttagtatTGAAAACATTTATTTCTACAAAAGTgcctattaatataatattatgtattttatttttaataatctttttatattttacaaatacactccatatattaattaagaatttaatttttatttaaaattattttttcccaACTAGTTTTTTCCTTAATCTAATTATccaacataatatttttaaagtaaaatattatttttgagatGAATAGTAGCTAGcccaatttaaagaaataaatgacTTTACTCTAGCTTAAAAGTAGAGTTTTTGAATTTTGACTAGTTCAATGCagactatttttatttaagttgacCAAAATTTGACTAGACATTGGCATTTGACTAGGCTAATGACATTGCTCTTATAAAGATTATGGATAAAATTCTATAAGCAATTCAggaagaatataattttttttttactagtttGCAAGATTAAGATGATCATTTTCCAAATCATGATATTAAAGTTTGATGATGTTTCTTTAGCATTATACCCTATGCTTCTACTTGTTATTGAACCCTGTCAAATACTATTTAGGTTTTCTTTTCCAACTTACAACAAatgaataagaaataaataaaaagtagatgcattcattttttttaaagtaatattatatatagtcaatcgttttgaaaaaaatatagtctattatcaaaaatttagttttttttttttttttatgtgaatctcgtatttacttaattttttcaaacggATTGTGTAGCACTTGCACATTccataattacaaatatcatttctctttttcttttaacgTAAACtcaatttctaattattttttcttatcgtTCTAATATCtcccttttcttatttttcataatttttttttttaatttaaattttgcattGTTGACCTTAACAAGGGGCTTAACTCGCATGGCACTCGGGCTGCTCGTGGTTTcacattatctatatattcTTATTTCATACACCACCACGCTACAATCaagatttttattaattattcacatatttttttatcttttgagttatactatatattttaacatctaaattagctactgaattattattattctacTTGACAAGGatgtttgaagttgtttattgcaattattataaatattcattTCCACCCGcacaaattatataattatcgATTTGTGAGTGTATGGaatttatattctaaaactatatctagtattatttatttttaatttaaattctacacaataataatttttattaattcttttattttcgtTTTTAAACAAGTAATCGTTACTACTACTATTCAAAATTTTACcgattatcatttttttattaataattaaggaaatattttttactgaatttatattttttatttaaaagaaaacaatatttaaggagtttaaagaaatatttttaaaaaaattattcaatcaCTAAAATTCTCCTCGGTGGCTGTGTCcccataaatatataaacaaaattaaaggtAAATGCATTTAAAAAGCTTTGGGATTTTGCATGCCACTTGCCCCCTTTTTCCTATTGTTGAAAGGTAAGCCAAAGgactatagtttttcttttttgtttaagGTATTAAACTAATAAacctacaattttacttattattttattttattttggttccGAAGTGAAATTCGTTGTGTCTGTAAATGTAGACGTCTGTCGGAAGATTCTCTCCGGTTTCCATTGCTTTTATTTGATACCTGAAGCTCGCGCGTCTGGTTCTAGGGTTTCTTGGGTCCtttggattttctatctcagGTATTTTCAATACAAAGATTTTTAGATtcgtttttatttcttttcatgtagTTGATAGCTCGTATTGAAGTCAACTGTATAAttcgaaaccctaattttcttGGCCGCTGAGAAAATTGTGGAGAAGATTGAGGAaagatgttttcttttttacttttttgttgaTGTTATCGTCTCTGATTGAAACGATTCATGCTAACTTAGCTATGCGGTTGTATCAGGCATATATGAGTTAAAGCATTTTTATTTGGATCTGATATAAGGAATTATTGACGGGTCATAATCATAATGTGTTTTAGTTTCCAATATTATCTCTATTACCCAACGGAGTTAAggttattgatttttgtttggtCATTGATGGTTTAAAGCTTCATTACTTGAtcaactttgttttttttatgtttgggCTTTGTTGGCTGAAAGGAATGATAATTATGTTTTGCTACCGTGACTAGGATTGTGTGTGTACAATTGCGTTCCTTTTATGAAAATTCTTTTATGAAACTTCAAATTCTTGCATCTCTTTTGATGGTTTATTTGGAACAGTTGAATTTCCATGTTTGGAGATGAAATTAATACACCCTTATTCATCtgaacaattaattattttcttgagATGCAACGAATGATAATGTTGTTAATTACATTGGGGGATACCTAGGAGCAAACTGTCTGTACTATACTCTGTAGAATGAGTTTGTTGTTTGTAATGGTTCTTAGTGATAAAGTTTGAAGATTAGATAGTTCGTATTTTGGCCCTTCAGACAGCAATTAGGGGTCAATCttggttttcatatttttcttgcaGTTGGTATTGTTAACAGCAGTGGTTAATTGGCATTTGTAGTTGTTATTAATGTGTTAACTTTTATGTCCTACCATTTTAGACTTCTTTCTGCCCTCGAGACTCCTTCGATTTCCTTTACAATACTTCACTTGCTTTTGAACCAATTTGTACCATGATTGCTTTCTTTGAATATGATTTGGTTATCCTGGTAGTTAAACTGGTCAGATCATGTGTTTGATGTCTATATGTTACGTTTATGCATTTTGAAATTTCATGTAATTTCTTGCTCCCATTTAATTGTGAGACTCTTATTTGTcccctttattttattttgtgacgAGAGGAATGGGGTCTTTCGGGGTGTGAATGCCCATCCTTTGTTGTGTGTGAACATTTATATGTCTGATTGCAATGTTTTGtgtaattctaataattttgttGCTTGCCCTCTCTTAAACTCAATAGTTTTTGGACTCTAAGCTGTACACTCTCTGCTGCAAGGTTACTGCATTTGGACTTTAGACGAAGTTGGAGATCAAAAGAAATCATCACTTATGTCTTTTGAAGCTCAAGATCATGAGCAGATAGCATTCATGTAATGTCTAAAACATGCAGACTGAGTTACAGGTCTCTTTGGACTCTGAGTCCCACCTTCATCCAGAGAATATTTTGGTTCATGACACAGATCCTGATGTGACCCCATCCGCTGCAAATCATGTCACAACAAATTACCCTGGTATGTTAGTTTTTGTATATGATCTAGAATGTGATACCTATGCAGGTAGAAAATCTCAGCTTTAATTGTTGCATAATATCCAATGCAGCAAAAAGACCAACACGACAATGGGCTGCTTGGACACGTCAAGAGGAGGAAAGTTTCTTCACTGCATTACGACAAGTTGGCAAGGCATGTTGTTGCCCATGTGTATTTTGCCATTGATTTGATTACATTGTCATATTTTCTAACTACACTGCATGATGCATTCCTTGCAGAATTTTGAGAAAATCACACATCGTGTTCAAAGTAAAAACAAAGATCAGGTATTTACCATTAGATTTTCTTCTGGTCATTCTCGTTTTGTGCTTTGAGAGTCTTGGTTGGGTTCTCTTGTCGataattttttgttgtaataTTCAGGTTAGACACTATTACTACCGACTTGTGAGACGTATGAATAAGCTGCTTGGCCCAGGGCTGTGTCTCGATGCCAAGGACTCTAAAGATACTAATGCTGCAATGCTTCGATGGTAATATGGACTACATCCATTACATGCATTGAATGGCTCTTACTGCATTGGATTAATGGGGCTTTCTTAGCTTTACTAGGTCCTGCAACatcatttgttttctttatggttttcttgtcttgattttttttttggtaatgataATTACTCTGTAACATGCATAGGTTAAAAAccgttttagttgttttatcttaaaattttgtCTGGCATGACCAGAGATCTGTTTGTATTCTTAAATTGTGAGACTTTTGTTACAGGTGGTCCTTATTGGAAAAGTATAGCTGCAAAGCCTCAAAGCTTCGCTTGAAGCCCCGAAGATTTAAGATATTTATAGAAGCCTTGGTTAGTAAACATTATCATTTTTTCACCCTGGAATGATTTCCTATACATAAAGCCAGTAGTTTCTGCATGGGCCCAGCTGACTGACCATCTTTGCCATGAAGGAGCACCAACTCTTGAAAGATAGGAGGAAGAACGTAAAGAAGCGGCCTTCCCTGGGGGAGAACTGTCCACTTGCTGCTCCAAACACTGTACCAAATCAGAGTAGAGCATCAGGACAAGATGCTTGCATGGTTAAACTTGTTCTCGTGGATGGTCAAAACATTCAAAAATTAGGTTCTGGAAAAACATCCTTGAAGCGCAATATCAATGTAGGTGTTAGCCGTACTAACAACAAAGGAGAGACTACAACTATGAAACCTGGAAGGCAACGGCGGAAACCAGGTGATTCCCCACTCATACTTTTTCGAACTTTTGGAATGTAATTTTGGAGGTAGAGTTGATGATCTCTTTGTTGCTTTTATAACTCTTGGTAGTTAGTTGGTTCATGATATTTCAAAGTAGAGATAGCAGTAACATGGATTTCTTCTAGTAATGACAGTGTATGAATACCTTACTGTCCTGTAATTAAGATGTGAAGGTGGGGTTTGGTTATCTGTTATACTGATAAATGTAaatttccacataaaaaaaatgcaaattccCACATTAGTACCTATGCCCCACCCAGTACTGTTCCTTGctttttattattcttgcttcttgtatatttaaatgaaatttCCTTCCATAATCTGCACATTCAAAAAGTGCTATAACAAGAAAATTTTCTCGGTCGTCGTTACTGGATGATTAGTGAGTGTCTTCTCATCAGCTGCATATAAAAAATGGGAAAAGGCTGCAATTGCTGGGGTTTCTTTGGTTGCTGATGCTGCTGAGCATTTGGAACGGACAGCTACTGATAAAGAGGTTGAAAATGACCCAGGTATTCCATGTGGGTGCCTAGTTGTTCTTTTCAGTTCTACAGGTCCTGAAAGGATATAATTCAAGACACACTAAGGTTTTGACACCATGAATTGTTTCCATTATAATTTCCAGGTCAAAAGGGTTCCAATCCTGTCAGCAAAGTTCTACCTCCTTTTCCTACTTATTCCCACAATCTTTTTGTTGAGAACAATGTTCTCACTTCTATGAAACTCAAGCTCCAGTTGTTTCCAATTGATGATGGTACTCGGAGGGCCCTGGAAATGGTGAGCAAACAAAAAaagacagaaaaagaaaaaaaaaaaaaaaaaagagttgatgTGGAATGAGGCTCTAGAGCCTGAATAGTTTGGTACATCAAATGATCTCATCATGTTTCATGTTTGCATCTGTTGGTAGGATAAGCATAATCCACACCTAGAGCTCACTCTTAGTTCTCGGAAGAAGATATCATCAGTTTTAGAACATCTAAATCGCAAATGGGGAAACTCAAGTGTAGCCTCTGGAGAGCTATTGCTTTTCCCTTATAGTGTTCAAGGGGAAAACCTGATGGATTGTCCGAGATGGACACAGGACTCTATTGTTAGTGCCGCAGATGTATATGCAATGCTAGGAAGGCCTCCAGTTTTCCGTTTAAGGTTCTtgcttatttctttttcaattaaatgCAATATCTTCCAGTTTACATCATTGATTATTATAACTGACTGATAAAATCTCCTTGAAGGTATGGTTGGTTTTCTGATACAGAGCTTGGATCTGCTGTATTGCAACAACCTTCTGCATCCGGCTGCAATCTGGCAGAAAATATCATTAACAATGACAATATAGAGGTCACAGATTCACCACCCATCTCTGTGCCATCAACTATTGATCGGACTTTGGATCTCCATGAGGATCAACCAGCTTTGACAAATCAGAATCATGCTCTACCTCCCAGCTCAAATTATTTGCCCTGTGAGTTGGATAAGTGGACTGGCATGGCTTCAAGCAATAAACCTGTTGAGTCCTCTGATCTTGCAGCAAATATATCATGGTGCCGAAAGGAGGCTGGTGATGGAACTATCATGAGACAATTTGAAGATGTGGTAATTTTCCTTCCCCTTTCCCATGCTTATATTCGTCTATTGAACCCTACTGCACTGTCAGTTCATAGGTGTGCCTATGGAATCGAAACTACTGCACTCATGAGGGCTCTGCAGCTCTGCATAATATGGAAAGTATTTGAGTCTCGTGACCTTATTTGAAACTTTGAAATATGTTCTAGATACCTTCATGATGATATTAATCCTGCTTCACAAGTTAATTTTCTGAAAAATTGGTTTTCTGCTAAAGTAACAAGTTCaggcttttcttttttgatgacCATGTTTACTTCAGATGTTGGATTTTggtaagatttatttttatcctaACCCATTAGGGATTGAGCTGAAATTTTTCATCTTAGGGAGGCCATTGTTCACATATGAATGAAAATAGACATGTTATTAAGGGATGATCAaagacacaaatattgtttgtggaaaataataaaatgatagaaTACAAAACTAAGTTTTGGGAGTCACTATAACTAGTTTTAAGAATCAGCTTCATGTCTAGTCTCATAAACCATTGTCATGATATTACTACTACTTGCCTGAAGATACCCCTATATAAGTAGTATTCTAGTTCAACATTTTATTCCTTTTGGAATTTGAAGACAGACCCTTTCCCCAAAGGGgagaaaacaaaaggcaaaggaaaaaatGATCTGGTGGGCAGGAGTGCTAAGTGGATTTAGACAAATATTTGAAATCCAAATGTATTTGCGCTGTGCTATTGTTAGCacttaaaatattcattctttgcaagtaaaaataaaatcttgtgacaaaaaatattttgtgtaaaGGACAGCAACTATTATTGAAATCTAGAAGTTAATTATGGCTTGTATTCTGCCTCCCCCGagttacctatcaaaaaaaaatttatggctCGTATTCAACATATTTGGACAATGGTAACCAATTAAAGGACAGCACAATTTTCTCTGTATTGTATAGGATGACCTGAAATTTGGCACCGGGCCTGCACTGACAGCGGGGGACTGGGCTGATACCCTTACCAACATAAGCATTGGTGATCTACTTTCAGGAGTTTCTCATGATATTGATGTTAATTGCATTGACCCACCTGTTGCCGAAAGCTCTGAATGCCTTCAGCAGGTTCCATTCAGTTGTGACTCTTTTGATGCTGCTATTGCTGCTCACATATCTAAGCATCAGGACAAGACATATCAACCAACGTTGTCATCCCATGCATCTTCCATCTGGGATGCTGAAGAAACGTGTGATGCCTTCTCATATAAAAAGAACTCTGTTTTTTGTCAGTTGGATCCAATTTTATCCAGAGTTACTTCCACAGGGTCCTGCAAGCAGACCGCTAGAACGAGCTTGGAGGGTACTGACTGTTTGCTTGAGGTATTATTTGTGTCGTCATTCTACGATCAAGCTATCTTTGGGAATAGTTGCTGGTAGATTGAAAGTTGTAATATCT
This genomic interval from Carya illinoinensis cultivar Pawnee chromosome 10, C.illinoinensisPawnee_v1, whole genome shotgun sequence contains the following:
- the LOC122279357 gene encoding TSL-kinase interacting protein 1-like isoform X1; amino-acid sequence: MQTELQVSLDSESHLHPENILVHDTDPDVTPSAANHVTTNYPAKRPTRQWAAWTRQEEESFFTALRQVGKNFEKITHRVQSKNKDQVRHYYYRLVRRMNKLLGPGLCLDAKDSKDTNAAMLRWWSLLEKYSCKASKLRLKPRRFKIFIEALEHQLLKDRRKNVKKRPSLGENCPLAAPNTVPNQSRASGQDACMVKLVLVDGQNIQKLGSGKTSLKRNINVGVSRTNNKGETTTMKPGRQRRKPVSVFSSAAYKKWEKAAIAGVSLVADAAEHLERTATDKEVENDPGIPCQKGSNPVSKVLPPFPTYSHNLFVENNVLTSMKLKLQLFPIDDGTRRALEMDKHNPHLELTLSSRKKISSVLEHLNRKWGNSSVASGELLLFPYSVQGENLMDCPRWTQDSIVSAADVYAMLGRPPVFRLRYGWFSDTELGSAVLQQPSASGCNLAENIINNDNIEVTDSPPISVPSTIDRTLDLHEDQPALTNQNHALPPSSNYLPCELDKWTGMASSNKPVESSDLAANISWCRKEAGDGTIMRQFEDVDDLKFGTGPALTAGDWADTLTNISIGDLLSGVSHDIDVNCIDPPVAESSECLQQVPFSCDSFDAAIAAHISKHQDKTYQPTLSSHASSIWDAEETCDAFSYKKNSVFCQLDPILSRVTSTGSCKQTARTSLEGTDCLLEESPEVEEPVESPAEDAIDETQSCTHILDTSTKDFSTLADIYWPDSLGPLDLDKPSSKYHSEDLILSDSLGGLNRLIASSLDAFQNCSFFGLDKKNQH
- the LOC122279357 gene encoding TSL-kinase interacting protein 1-like isoform X2, producing MQTELQVSLDSESHLHPENILVHDTDPDVTPSAANHVTTNYPAKRPTRQWAAWTRQEEESFFTALRQVGKNFEKITHRVQSKNKDQVRHYYYRLVRRMNKLLGPGLCLDAKDSKDTNAAMLRWWSLLEKYSCKASKLRLKPRRFKIFIEALEHQLLKDRRKNVKKRPSLGENCPLAAPNTVPNQSRASGQDACMVKLVLVDGQNIQKLGSGKTSLKRNINVGVSRTNNKGETTTMKPGRQRRKPVSVFSSAAYKKWEKAAIAGVSLVADAAEHLERTATDKEVENDPGQKGSNPVSKVLPPFPTYSHNLFVENNVLTSMKLKLQLFPIDDGTRRALEMDKHNPHLELTLSSRKKISSVLEHLNRKWGNSSVASGELLLFPYSVQGENLMDCPRWTQDSIVSAADVYAMLGRPPVFRLRYGWFSDTELGSAVLQQPSASGCNLAENIINNDNIEVTDSPPISVPSTIDRTLDLHEDQPALTNQNHALPPSSNYLPCELDKWTGMASSNKPVESSDLAANISWCRKEAGDGTIMRQFEDVDDLKFGTGPALTAGDWADTLTNISIGDLLSGVSHDIDVNCIDPPVAESSECLQQVPFSCDSFDAAIAAHISKHQDKTYQPTLSSHASSIWDAEETCDAFSYKKNSVFCQLDPILSRVTSTGSCKQTARTSLEGTDCLLEESPEVEEPVESPAEDAIDETQSCTHILDTSTKDFSTLADIYWPDSLGPLDLDKPSSKYHSEDLILSDSLGGLNRLIASSLDAFQNCSFFGLDKKNQH
- the LOC122279357 gene encoding TSL-kinase interacting protein 1-like isoform X3, whose translation is MQTELQVSLDSESHLHPENILVHDTDPDVTPSAANHVTTNYPAKRPTRQWAAWTRQEEESFFTALRQVGKNFEKITHRVQSKNKDQVRHYYYRLVRRMNKLLGPGLCLDAKDSKDTNAAMLRWWSLLEKYSCKASKLRLKPRRFKIFIEALEHQLLKDRRKNVKKRPSLGENCPLAAPNTVPNQSRASGQDACMVKLVLVDGQNIQKLGSGKTSLKRNINVGVSRTNNKGETTTMKPGRQRRKPAAYKKWEKAAIAGVSLVADAAEHLERTATDKEVENDPGIPCQKGSNPVSKVLPPFPTYSHNLFVENNVLTSMKLKLQLFPIDDGTRRALEMDKHNPHLELTLSSRKKISSVLEHLNRKWGNSSVASGELLLFPYSVQGENLMDCPRWTQDSIVSAADVYAMLGRPPVFRLRYGWFSDTELGSAVLQQPSASGCNLAENIINNDNIEVTDSPPISVPSTIDRTLDLHEDQPALTNQNHALPPSSNYLPCELDKWTGMASSNKPVESSDLAANISWCRKEAGDGTIMRQFEDVDDLKFGTGPALTAGDWADTLTNISIGDLLSGVSHDIDVNCIDPPVAESSECLQQVPFSCDSFDAAIAAHISKHQDKTYQPTLSSHASSIWDAEETCDAFSYKKNSVFCQLDPILSRVTSTGSCKQTARTSLEGTDCLLEESPEVEEPVESPAEDAIDETQSCTHILDTSTKDFSTLADIYWPDSLGPLDLDKPSSKYHSEDLILSDSLGGLNRLIASSLDAFQNCSFFGLDKKNQH
- the LOC122279357 gene encoding TSL-kinase interacting protein 1-like isoform X4, coding for MQTELQVSLDSESHLHPENILVHDTDPDVTPSAANHVTTNYPAKRPTRQWAAWTRQEEESFFTALRQVGKNFEKITHRVQSKNKDQVRHYYYRLVRRMNKLLGPGLCLDAKDSKDTNAAMLRWWSLLEKYSCKASKLRLKPRRFKIFIEALEHQLLKDRRKNVKKRPSLGENCPLAAPNTVPNQSRASGQDACMVKLVLVDGQNIQKLGSGKTSLKRNINVGVSRTNNKGETTTMKPGRQRRKPAAYKKWEKAAIAGVSLVADAAEHLERTATDKEVENDPGQKGSNPVSKVLPPFPTYSHNLFVENNVLTSMKLKLQLFPIDDGTRRALEMDKHNPHLELTLSSRKKISSVLEHLNRKWGNSSVASGELLLFPYSVQGENLMDCPRWTQDSIVSAADVYAMLGRPPVFRLRYGWFSDTELGSAVLQQPSASGCNLAENIINNDNIEVTDSPPISVPSTIDRTLDLHEDQPALTNQNHALPPSSNYLPCELDKWTGMASSNKPVESSDLAANISWCRKEAGDGTIMRQFEDVDDLKFGTGPALTAGDWADTLTNISIGDLLSGVSHDIDVNCIDPPVAESSECLQQVPFSCDSFDAAIAAHISKHQDKTYQPTLSSHASSIWDAEETCDAFSYKKNSVFCQLDPILSRVTSTGSCKQTARTSLEGTDCLLEESPEVEEPVESPAEDAIDETQSCTHILDTSTKDFSTLADIYWPDSLGPLDLDKPSSKYHSEDLILSDSLGGLNRLIASSLDAFQNCSFFGLDKKNQH